The Arctopsyche grandis isolate Sample6627 chromosome 10, ASM5162203v2, whole genome shotgun sequence genome window below encodes:
- the LOC143917761 gene encoding uncharacterized protein LOC143917761, which produces MAAGGPRSCTERPWDHWVAALGRDQPLRDHPLASSPSTATPSPSPNPDAGSVSGSGSGSRKREGRPRLRRALQPLHGQLPAAPPLLALCALCGAAIALCAARAHLVERHATPLPPLPLPPPPPVLPLTPPPAPPPLPPPHRHKRRSRTHDHQHVSEPVVPDLPPPDTPPIAPPPPPPPPPVVWIEPEPPKRVEPEIVEPVEPVAAYQEEAPAAAPAPAPAPIPTPERIEPVQTVPAKSKLKSSKSSSNKPKYAVREFDPNKHCGVVTGDVTKPCTRSLTCKSHALSLRRMVSGRIKPFDALLAEHRAAKQGVLPAPTPPPPPIVAVSPGLSSPILPVPTPIEVSLPTFTAASPDRKPPTAGYYSTILPPAVVETLPIAVPEEADLVPLLHGDVVECLGGQIDIAEPQQPPPPPPAPEIPQLPEYRPSDVHWYANSPRPLAACTFSTCQMGNALLLSKRLATVRSDFKSTVVRQHAKGGSSNSFYNFSQGGLAKAVHVNSGVKYTVPKVRKLVMACPAFSGTGVKTDPNVYYNNQSGSGRQNGHLFASKRPFLDDFEDETKCMRTSGPSVNSVRGDLKVTKHSSQTDMLELNFMFDPLMANEKC; this is translated from the coding sequence ATGGCGGCGGGCGGGCCGCGCTCCTGCACCGAGAGGCCGTGGGATCACTGGGTGGCCGCCCTCGGCAGGGACCAACCCCTGCGCGATCATCCCTTGGCCTCCAGCCCCTCCACCGCCACCCCCAGCCCCAGCCCCAACCCCGACGCTGGCTCCGTCTCCGGCTCCGGCTCCGGCTCCAGGAAGAGGGAGGGTCGGCCCAGGTTGCGCCGGGCTCTGCAGCCTCTGCACGGACAGCTCCCGGCTGCCCCGCCGCTGCTGGCTCTGTGTGCTCTCTGCGGAGCTGCTATCGCACTATGCGCTGCCCGGGCTCACCTCGTCGAGCGCCACGCCACCCCCCTGCCGCCCCTCCCGCTGCCTCCGCCGCCCCCCGTCCTGCCCCTCACCCCCCCGCCGGCGCCCCCACCCTTGCCCCCTCCCCACCGACATAAGCGCCGCAGCCGAACCCATGACCACCAGCACGTCAGCGAGCCCGTCGTCCCCGACCTCCCCCCTCCCGACACCCCTCCTATAGCCCCCCCACCGCCCCCGCCTCCACCTCCCGTAGTATGGATCGAGCCGGAGCCCCCGAAGCGCGTCGAGCCCGAGATAGTGGAGCCCGTCGAACCCGTCGCCGCCTACCAGGAAGAGGCGCCCGCCGCGGCCCCGGCCCCGGCCCCGGCTCCGATCCCGACCCCGGAACGGATCGAACCGGTCCAGACCGTTCCGGCCAAGTCCAAGTTAAAATCGAGCAAGTCGTCTTCGAACAAGCCCAAGTACGCCGTCAGGGAGTTCGACCCGAATAAGCACTGCGGAGTGGTCACCGGCGACGTCACCAAACCGTGCACGAGATCACTCACGTGCAAGTCTCACGCGCTGTCTTTGCGACGGATGGTCAGCGGCCGGATCAAACCCTTCGACGCCCTCCTAGCCGAACACCGAGCGGCCAAGCAAGGCGTTCTCCCGGCACCCACCCCACCGCCTCCTCCGATCGTCGCCGTCTCTCCGGGACTGTCCTCGCCGATCCTCCCCGTACCGACGCCGATCGAAGTCTCCCTGCCGACTTTCACGGCGGCGAGTCCCGATCGGAAACCCCCCACCGCCGGCTACTATTCCACGATCTTACCCCCCGCGGTCGTAGAAACGCTGCCGATAGCTGTCCCCGAAGAGGCCGATCTCGTACCTCTGCTTCACGGAGACGTCGTGGAATGTCTCGGAGGGCAGATCGATATCGCCGAACCGCAGCAGCCGCCGCCGCCTCCGCCCGCTCCGGAGATCCCCCAACTGCCCGAGTATCGGCCGTCGGACGTTCACTGGTACGCGAACAGCCCCCGACCGTTGGCCGCGTGCACCTTCTCCACGTGCCAGATGGGAAACGCCCTGCTGCTGAGCAAGCGGCTGGCCACCGTCAGGAGCGACTTCAAGTCGACCGTCGTCCGGCAGCACGCCAAGGGGGGCTCGTCGAACAGTTTTTACAATTTCAGTCAGGGCGGGCTGGCGAAAGCCGTCCACGTGAACAGCGGTGTCAAATATACGGTGCCGAAAGTGAGAAAACTTGTTATGGCGTGTCCGGCGTTCTCCGGCACCGGCGTCAAGACGGACCCAAACGTGTATTATAATAATCAGAGCGGCAGCGGCAGGCAGAACGGACACCTGTTCGCCAGTAAGAGGCCGTTCTTGGACGATTTCGAGGACGAGACCAAGTGTATGAGGACCAGCGGGCCGAGTGTTAACTCCGTGCGCGGCGATTTGAAAGTGACGAAACACTCGAGCCAGACGGACATGTTAGAGTTGAACTTTATGTTCGATCCGTTGATGGCCAACGAAAAGTGTTAA
- the Sse gene encoding extra spindle pole bodies like 1, separase, with protein sequence MSSDVEKTKEQLENILIELKNALKMKSGDPNGPTYQSLRKLNAKCLLNVNKHYEAAYNFVEALAPSVRTVSTYRCDRTYCESEKKNKINISSVKFNKSDVKVKHALESDDLISFLYDKKNRTCFQEMVSDNSVDSASNVLNKTHTKHITDDDAEMLSMKTKLKELPDEWTVVQLTAGYDPREQWETQHVIKTSVKDFYITILKQQFLDLDKEDPFTVKISPKVIHGERPLFDELNSTLDENRNVIENNLKVTNNSTSKYWEKRSDCDERMKSIISAMENKWISGWKCLLVGKIVSKTLIKDIDNYINRICTENSIAVSPLQKMLLKILFSSAHRIGPSEASLMLRKIYMEYSKAKNTGNDLCQKCGKISDKCSDKTVSNDEFKTYRKAFIDALSSVTSERELNGLKNCKRGPVILLMDEKLDTFPWEVLPIFNGSPVTRMECLSVTYALYKEHETNIKNGYFQLKPASGRFLINPGGDLLRMEKRMASFMDYWCPRWEGEKNTLTKSELYEKYLQDSDIFLYCGHGDGSQYMNGGIERLSGIKSVAILSGCGSVSLRPPGTRLLPIPTHSYFHIATCPCVIGMLWEVTDLEIDKVTSMLTSLFVPSTANKAWGDVGKTQWTKGILDLKSGGSRHGNFAWQPDLLKALSTSRRSTSFTMISASIVARGLPVLIHPDYKPV encoded by the exons ATGTCCAGTGACGTTGAAAAAACGAAAGAACAactcgaaaatattttaattgaactgAAAAATGCCTTGAAAATGAAATCAGGCGATCCCAACGGACCTACATATCAAA GTTTAAGGAAATTGAATGCTAAGTGCCTTTTAAATGTTAACAAACATTACGAAGCCGCTTATAATTTTGTAGAAGCCCTTGCACCGTCAGTTAGGACTGTATCCACTTACCGATGCGACAGAACATACTGTGAAT CCGAAAAGAAGAATAAAATCAACATCTCTtctgttaaatttaataaatctgaTGTGAAGGTGAAACATGCTCTTGA ATCTGATGATTTAATATCTTTTTTGTACGATAAAAAGAATCGAACATGTTTTCAAGAGATGGTTTCTGACAACTCGGTGGATTCTGCTTCAaacgttttaaataaaactcacaCCAAACACATCACAGATGATGATGCTGAAATGCTTAGTATGAAAACTAAATTAAAAGAACTGCCAGATG aatggaCAGTGGTTCAATTAACGGCTGGATATGATCCTCGGGAACAGTGGGAAACTCAACATGTCATTAAAACATCAgttaaagatttttatattactaTATTAAAGCAACAGTTTTTAGATCTGGATAAAGAAGACCCGTTCACCGTTAAAATTTCTCCGAAAGTCATAC ACGGAGAGCGACCGTTATTTGATGAATTGAACTCTACATTAGATGAGAATCGTAATGTTATAGAAAACAATTTGAAAGTGACGAATAATTCCACCAGCAAATATTGGGAGAAAAGAAGCGATTGTGATGAAAGAATGAAA AGTATAATTTCTGCAATGGAAAACAAATGGATTTCAGGGTGGAAATGTTTACTTGTTGGTAAAATTGTTTCAAAGACCTTAATCAAAGACATAGACAATTACATAAATCGAATTTGTACTGAGAATAG TATTGCTGTTTCGCCACTCCAAAAAATGTTGTTGAAGATTTTATTCAGCTCTGCTCATCGTATAGGTCCCTCGGAAGCGTCTCTAATGCTCCGTAAGATTTATATGGAGTATTCAAAGGCGAAAAACACCGGCAACGATCTATGTCAAAAATGCGGCAAAATCAGCGACAAATGTTCCGACAAAACGGTTTCAAACGACGAATTCAAAACTTACAGAAAAGCGTTTATAGATGCATTATCTAGCGTAACGAGTGAGCGTGAATTGAACGGCTTAAAAAACTGCAAACGAGGTCCTGTAATCCTTTTAATGGACGAG aaattggataCATTTCCTTGGGAAGTATTGCCGATTTTTAACGGAAGTCCAGTCACAAGAATGGAGTGTCTCAGTGTTACGTACGCCTTATACAAAGAACACGAGACTAACATAAAAAACgggtattttcaattgaaacctGCATCCGGAAGATTCCTCATAAAtccag gtggCGATTTACTTCGAATGGAGAAACGAATGGCTTCATTCATGGACTATTGGTGTCCTCGATGGGAAGGTGAAAAAAATACCTTGACCAAGTCTGAACTGTACGAAAAATATTTGCAAGATTCTGATATATTTCTTTATTGCGGTCATGGCGATGGATCACAATACATGAACGGGGGGATCGAAAGACTATCAGGAATCAAATCTGTTGCAATTTTGAGCGGATGCGGAAGTGTCAGTCTTCGGCCGCCGGGAACGAGGCTCTTACCCATTCCTACACATTCGTACTTTCACATTGCCACTTG tCCGTGTGTGATTGGAATGCTGTGGGAAGTGACCGATTTGGAAATCGACAAAGTCACTTCTATGTTGACCAGTCTGTTTGTTCCGTCGACGGCAAACAAAGCTTGGGGAGATGTCGGAAAGACGCAATGGACCAAAGGCATATTAg ATCTGAAGAGCGGTGGTAGTAGACATGGAAATTTTGCTTGGCAACCGGATTTACTCAAAGCGTTGTCGACTTCCAGACGATCCACAAGTTTTACAATGATATCTGCTAGTATTGTAGCGCGCGGTCTGCCCGTATTGATTCATCCAGACTACAAACCTGTCTAA
- the dbe gene encoding KRR1 small subunit processome component homolog dbe — MNVKSRNKLMDEDMEVETVPSGPVDNAWALKIPEFKPEHNPHRLLEESAFATLFPSYREKYLRQCWPLVKTALAEYFIIAELDLVEGSMSVKTTRKTWDPYIIIKARDMIKLLSRSVPFEQAVRVLQDDIGSDIIKIASLVHNKEKFIKRRQRLIGPNGCTLKSVELLTNCYVLVQGSTVSALGPYKGLVQVRRIVEDTMNNIHPIYNIKSLMIKKELARDPKLKNESWERFLPKFTSKNLSKRKQPKNKNKKKPYTPFPPPQQESKIDKQLASGEYFLAEEQKRHTVQKGKEEKHAAAAKAREERRQKDFIPPEEASTSETTNQPKLDFKKLKSKMKKANVSQNKIKKSKKDT; from the exons ATGAACGTAAAAAGTCGCAACAAACTGATGGATGAAGATATGGAAGTTGAGACGGTGCCCTCGGGTCCCGTCGATAACGCCTGGGCTTTGAAAATTCCTGAATTCAAACCAGAACACAATCCTCACAG ATTACTAGAAGAAAGTGCCTTTGCCACACTATTTCCAAGCTATCGAGAAAAGTATTTACGGCAATGCTGGCCTTTAGTGAAGACTGCACTggctgaatattttattattgccgAGTTGGATCTCGTTGAAGGAAGTATGTCAGTTAAAACGACAAGGAAAACTTGGGAtccttatattataattaaagctCGAGACATGATTAAGCTTTTATCAAGAAGTGTTCCATTTGAACAAGCAGTCCGAGTGTTACAAGATGACATTGGTTCAGACATAATTAAAATAGCATCTTTAGTTCACAATAAGGAAAAGTTTATCAAAAGGCGCCAGCGATTAATTGGACCCAATGGCTGTACTTTGAAATCAGTTGAATTGCTGACTAATTGTTACGTTTTAGTTCAGGGAAGCACTGTATCAGCTCTGGGACCGTATAAAGGCTTGGTTCAAGTTCGACGGATAGTAGAAGATACGATGAACAACATACATCCAATATACAATATCAAATCACTAATGATTAAGAAAGAGTTGGCGCGCGATCCCAAGTTGAAAAATGAAAGTTGGGAAAGATTCTTACCAAAATTCACGAGCAAAAATCTCAGTAAACGCAAGCAACCGAAgaataaaaacaagaaaaagCCTTACACTCCATTCCCACCGCCACAGCAGGAAAGTAAGATCGATAAACAGTTGGCTTCGGGAGAATACTTCTTGGCTGAAGAACAAAAACGCCATACAGTACAAAAAGGAAAAGAAGAGAAACACGCTGCTGCTGCAAAGGCTAGAGAGGAACGAAGACAAAAAGATTTCATTCCACCTGAAGAAGCATCGACAAGCGAAACCACCAACCAACCTAAAttagatttcaaaaaattaaaatcaaaaatgaaaaaggcGAATGTGtcgcaaaataaaattaaaaaatcgaaaaaagacACATGA
- the LOC143918098 gene encoding RRP12-like protein — protein MGKFRSKLKGQSKGRRWHKGQSSSSNPSITKHRDLAKGKFFHENLGNSSLTTDALKKHNAIHVFGHGLGDVKKPSAASELSIAKSLQDISLNGDEDGDGSESGVASFKTFQTFASDWSACSNASFTRLLKGFDAKCALHQEMLAILAAVTEVIKEKGGSETSTEYYAALMETLKATDGDDGVAATISLLSMGLKSVPQAVLRKQFSEATETLVDLLVKYSESEHNVILRCIIGCLSVFLRAQDYATWNDSSTMRVFESLLAFVIHSKPKVRKAAQHAVCSIMRGSCFMIPTDDPNNKVIKLHPAANRVAVVCMSQMKADVLLSSQTTVLHTLTLLTEVIPFFSKEYIKSSCESILSLMTQNDIIVKTWCLKVLHSLFQNSGDASQLTPKITIQLVRALTACRPSASDARQTLAWVTVVHNAYVCLSRLDLNTCMSSLPGFVQICVSELWLSDKSEITSATSNALKAILIDCVKPACTAEDLSKKYWSSLEAIFKFIKTGLDNPFNQSTRQVILTIAVCFEVGSVYVESLLSPMLIHLNERKESHNFSLHSEMEYATGCAVKFLGPKFVLQCIPLKNAPDSINLDRSWLLPIFKEKIQNSTIKYFSDEILSMASLCRNKSKAATSSGDQANAHTYELLCGQLWSLLPNFCNNPGDVKENFKNIARTLGTVMKENGDFRPSVMQGLRKLINSRHESEEDIAEIGRFAKNFLPLLLNVYMTQVKGTFAEGQRLAALETIQVYLTITPNSLREELFNNAMTKLENNEPDYFTKESILDVVRILVLYQKEEKIRHLFEKWIFPLCETTAEEAKKAAKKGKTKNADMNDEEKADKAKLKDKARMVDMEHKKAYRILEEIFKSENEHCKIFLNTNRKTIQKMLVQSLNKSAETSKATRLRCIEYLIKSQPHLDHDSKLIKSALPEAVICTKDINSKCKQCAFDLITVIGETLQDKKNGLDHFTAMLEAGLQGTPNLITASIWCLASATYNFSAALGLPNLQRIMENICQLIKTTDRQVVGACVAFLKVYTKSLPSPIVVGSLPIIFNSIAEMCDDCKRHTRTELGNLLNRLNRKYGSNTLGQLIPESDVGMQRKLRHIRKTESRKKRQKELRKNQSLDDDSDDEIQVKGSSKTLEEILKDSDSELDLDDGDDDSGKKYKSKGNKKQNQTWIREGADDIVDLMDPSSAKNITASRPSEGGLEGEVDMNTTKKKKKEIKTTPDGKLLLNFDDSDSDNENGNKRKPKLSDDSDDDSDDHSAAETMLLSAGKKRKFDDIRSNKSGKSNQSVASSKWSQPQSKYKPGGKGIHRNMAKSVASTPGSEYKTKKAKGDMKKKGKPDPYAYLPLARNSLNKRKRMKNAGQFKGIMKGAQKGAAAGRVSKAKMRSKLKK, from the exons ATGGGAAAATTCAGGTCCAAGCTAAAGGGTCAATCGAAAGGGCGACGATGGCACAAAGGACAATCGTCCAGCTCCAATCCATCCATCACGAAGCATCGCGACTTGGCCAAGGGAAAGTTCTTCCACGAAAACTTAG GCAACAGCTCATTGACGACAGACGCCCTCAAGAAACACAACGCGATACATGTATTCGGTCACGGGCTGGGAGATGTCAAGAAACCATCAGCAGCAAGTGAACTCTCAATTGCCAAGAGCTTGCAAGACATTTCATTGAACGGTGacgaagatggagacggaagcgAATCCGGTGTGGCTTCATTCAAAACGTTCCAAACTTTTGCCTCGGATTGGAGCGCTTGCAGCAACGCAAGCTTCACTCG acttTTGAAAGGATTTGATGCAAAGTGTGCTTTACATCAAGAAATGTTGGCAATTTTAGCTGCCGTTACAGAAGTTATTAAGGAAAAAGGAGGATCTGAAACTAGCACCGAGTATTATGCGGCTCTA ATGGAAACTTTAAAAGCCACTGATGGCGATGACGGAGTCGCAGCGACGATATCATTACTATCCATGGGACTTAAATCCGTGCCTCAGGCTGTTTTGCGTAAGCAATTCTCCGAAGCGACGGAAACTTTAGTAGACCTGCTTGTTAAGTATTCCGAGTCGGAGCATAACGTAATATTGAGATGCATAATCGGATGTCTATCCGTATTTCTCCGGGCTCAAGATTACGCTACGTGGAACGACTCTTCTACAATGAGAGTCTTTGAATCTCTTCTGGCTTTCGTCATCCATTCCAAACCAAAA GTCCGTAAAGCTGCACAGCATGCCGTTTGTTCTATCATGCGGGGCAGTTGTTTTATGATACCAACAGACGATCCTAATAATAAG GTTATAAAATTACATCCAGCGGCAAACAGAGTGGCCGTAGTATGCATGTCACAAATGAAGGCAGATGTCTTGCTTTCCAGTCAAACTACGGTGTTGCACACTTTAACGTTGTTAACTGAAGTAATACCGTTTTTCAGCAAGGAATATATTAAG AGCTCGTGCGAGTCAATCTTATCGCTGATGACTCAAAACGACATCATCGTAAAGACGTGGTGTCTCAAAGTGTTGCACTCGTTGTTTCAAAACTCGGGCGATGCGTCACAGCTGACTCCCAAAATCACTATACAACTCGTCAGAGCCTTGACCGCTTGCAGGCCGAGTGCTAGCGATGCTCGCCAAACTTTGGCATGGGTTACCGTTGTTCACAACGCATATGTTTGCTTATCGAG ATTGGATTTGAACACATGTATGAGTTCGTTGCCGGGCTTTGTTCAAATTTGCGTGTCGGAGCTGTGGCTCTCCGATAAGTCGGAAATAACATCGGCCACTTCTAATGCTTTGAAG GCAATTCTCATCGATTGTGTTAAGCCTGCATGTACGGCTGAAGACTTGTCTAAGAAATATTGGAGCAGCTTGGAAGCGATCTTCAAATTTATCAAAACAGGTCTCGATAATCCTTTCAATCAATCGACGAGACAGGTCATATTGACGATAGCTGTTTGTTTCGAAGTCGGAAGTGTGTACGTTGAGTCGTTGCTGTCTCCGATGTTGATCCACTTGAACGAAAGGAAAGAAAGCCACAACTTTTCGCTGCACAGCGAAATGGAATACGCCACCGGATGTGCTGTCAAATTCCTCGGACCGAAGTTTGTACTGCAGTGCATTCCGCTGAAGAATGCTCCGGATTCCATCAATCTAGATCGCAGCTGGCTGCTGCCTATCTTCAAGGAGAAGATTCAGAATTCTACCATCAAATATTTTAGCGATGAAATCCTGTCGATGGCCTCGCTTTGTCGGAACAAATCGAAAGCGGCCACCAGCTCCGGTGACCAAGCGAACGCTCACACCTACGAGCTGTTGTGCGGTCAGCTCTGGTCGCTGCTGCCTAACTTTTGTAACAATCCTGGCGATGTTAAGGAAAATTTCAAGAATATAGCACGCACTTTGGGCACGGTTATGAAGGAAAATGGCGATTTTCGTCCGTCGGTCATGCAGGGCTTGAGAAAACTTATTAACAGTAGGCACGAGAGTGAGGAAGATATTGCAGAGATTGGACGGTTTGCTAAGAACTTCTTGCCGTTGTTGCTCAATGTCTATATGACGCAAGTCAAGGGAACCTTTGCCGAGGGACAGCGGTTAGCAGCATTGGAGACCATTCAG GTGTACCTTACAATAACACCAAATAGTCTACGAGAAGAACTGTTCAACAATGCAATGACTAAATTGGAAAATAACGAACCAGATTATTTCACGAAAGAATCAATACTGGATGTTGTTAGAATTTTAGTTCTATACCAGAAAGAAGAGAAAATAAGGCATCTTTTCGAAAAATGGATATTTCCACTGTGCGAAACCACTGCTGAAGAGGCCAAGAAGGCGGCTAAAAAAGGCAAGACGAAGAATGCCGACATGAACGACGAAGAGAAAGCAGATAAGGCAAAACTGAAAGATAAAGCTAGAATGGTCGACATGGAACATAAAAAAGCTTACAGAATACTCGAAGAGATATTCAAAAGCGAAAACgaacattgtaaaatatttttaaacacaaaCAGAAAGACGATCCAAAAGATGCTGGTGCAATCTTTAAACAAGTCGGCCGAAACTAGCAAAGCCACCCGACTCCG GTGCATCGAATATCTCATCAAAAGTCAGCCGCATTTGGATCACGATAGTAAACTGATCAAGAGTGCGTTGCCGGAGGCCGTCATTTGCACGAAAGACATCAACTCCAAGTGCAAACAGTGCGCCTTCGATCTGATAACCGTCATCGGTGAAACGCTCCAGGACAAAAAGAACGGTCTGGACCATTTCACGGCAATGCTTGAAGCCGGCCTTCAAGGCACGCCGAACCTCATCACAGCCAGTATTTGGTGTCTCGCATCGGCCACTTACAACTTCTCAGCGGCTTTAGGCTTACCAAACTTGCAAAGGATCATGGAAAATATATGCCAATTGATAAAGACTACAGACCGGCAAGTTGTCGGAGCTTGTGTCGCCTTTTTAAAG gTTTATACGAAATCTTTACCGTCTCCTATCGTCGTCGGTAGTTTGCctataatttttaattccatAGCTGAAATGTGCGACGATTGTAAGAGACATACAAGGACAGAGTTGGGTAATTTGCTCAATagattaaatagaaaatatggCTCTAATACATTAGGCCAGTTGATACCCGAATCTGATGTCGGAATGCAAAGAAAACTGAGACATATAAGAAAAACAGAGTCACGTAAGAAACGGCAGAAGGAATTGAGGAAAAATCAGAGCTTGGACGATGATTCTGACGATGAGATTCAAGTGAAAGGATCGTCGAAGACCTTGGAGGAAATTTTGAAAGATTCTGATTCCGAATTAGACCTCGATGATGGCGACGACGACAGCGgcaaaaaatacaaatcaaagGGCAATAAAAAGCAAAATCAAACTTGGATCAGAGAAGGCGCCGACGATATTGTAGATTTGATGGATCCGTCGTCTGCTAAAAATATCACAG CTTCGAGACCTAGCGAAGGCGGCTTGGAAGGCGAAGTCGATATGAACACCAccaaaaagaagaagaaggaAATAAAGACGACCCCCGACGGAAAGCTCCTATTAAACTTTGACGATTCCGATTCCGATAATGAAAATGGAAATAAAAGAAAGCCAAAATTGTCTGACGATTCCG acgATGACAGTGATGATCATTCTGCCGCGGAGACGATGCTTCTCTCGGCCGGAAAGAAACGAAAGTTTGACGACATCCGAAGCAACAAGAGCGGTAAATCTAATCAAAGCGTGGCTTCGTCTAAATGGTCACAGCCCCAGTCTAAATACAAACCTGGAGGCAAAGGAATTCATAG AAACATGGCCAAATCGGTTGCATCAACACCTGGCTCCGAGTATAAAACCAAGAAGGCTAAGGGCGATATGAAGAAGAAAGGAAAACCTGATCCTTACGCATACCTTCCACTGGCTAGAAACTCGCTCAATAAACG GAAACGTATGAAAAACGCAGGACAATTCAAGGGTATAATGAAGGGCGCACAGAAGGGAGCGGCAGCCGGCAGAGTGTCAAAAGCAAAAATGagatcaaaattgaaaaaataa